GCCGGCTCGCCGAGGACATCCATGCCTCGATGATCATTGTCGGTACGCCGGAGCCTGGCCTGGGACACCGTATTTCCGAGGCTTTGAACGGATCGGTTGCGGCATGGCTGAGCCACCACCAGCGGCGGCCCGTGCTGATCGTGCCGCAGAAAAAGCCGCAGGAAGCTGCCCGTAAAAACTAAAGCGAAAGTACTTATTCGAGGTGGTGGCAATGCCGTCCCGCCCAACGTAGAGTGATTACTGCAGGACGGCGAAAGCACCTGCTTAAAGACCGCTCCGGAGTGCGTATCCCCCAATAACGCACTCCGGAGCTCTTTGTTTAACCCGCTGCCCCCGCTACCTCACGAACGTGTAGAGCAGCGCCGCCATACCGAATCCCACAATGGACAGCACCGTTTCCAGCACGGTCCAGGTCTTCAGGGTGTCCTTGACGGACATGTTGAAGTACTTGGAGATGATCCAGAAGCCGCCGTCGTTCACGTGGCTGGCGATGATGGAGCCGGAGGAGATGGCCACCACGATCAACGCGAGCTGCGGCTGGGAGTAACCGGACGCCAGGCTCGGGGCCAGGATGCCGCCGGTCGTTACGATCGCCACTGTTGCCGAGCCCTGCGCAATGCGCATGCCTGCACTGATGACGAACGCGGAAAGGATGATCGGCAGGCCGGCCTGGGCCAGCGAGTCCGCCACAGCCTTGCCAACACCCGTCGCCGAGAGCACCGCGCCGAAGAAAGCACCGGCGCCAACAACCAGCAGGATCATGCCCACGGGACGCAGTGAGGAGCCAGTGATTTCGCTGAGTTCGGCGGAGCTCATGCCGCGTCGGATACCCAGGAGCCACATGGCCAGCAGCACGGCAACGGTCAGCGCAATGGCCGGGTTACCGAAGAACTGGAGGATGTCCCGGAAAACACCGGGAGGAGCACAGATGTTGCCGAAGGTACCACCGAGGATGAGGATCATGGGCAGGCCGATGGCCAACAGCACCAGTCCGATGGACGGCTCGTGGCCGCGGGCTTCCTCGGCCTCGGGAACGATGCGGTCC
This window of the Arthrobacter sp. StoSoilB5 genome carries:
- a CDS encoding gluconate:H+ symporter, coding for MNEFLEWLRHDTAGLLLLAGAGIALLLFLIIKVKLEPFIALVGTGVIVALVGGVSVEALVGSATKSSDALIEKGFAGILGHITVIIGLGTVLGAILERSGGAEVLLGRLVKIFGEKGTPLAMGITGFVLGIPVFFDIGIFVLAPLVYVAAVRGGKSLALYALPLLAGLSVTHAFLPPHPGPVAAAGLFHVDLGWIILMGLICGIPAWFASGILWGTWIGRRVMVTVPEDRIVPEAEEARGHEPSIGLVLLAIGLPMILILGGTFGNICAPPGVFRDILQFFGNPAIALTVAVLLAMWLLGIRRGMSSAELSEITGSSLRPVGMILLVVGAGAFFGAVLSATGVGKAVADSLAQAGLPIILSAFVISAGMRIAQGSATVAIVTTGGILAPSLASGYSQPQLALIVVAISSGSIIASHVNDGGFWIISKYFNMSVKDTLKTWTVLETVLSIVGFGMAALLYTFVR